In Lolium perenne isolate Kyuss_39 chromosome 5, Kyuss_2.0, whole genome shotgun sequence, the sequence CCAATAATACCAGCTCAATGTTAAGTCTAATTCTCAGCCTATGAATAAGGAGTAACTCAAGGTTATGTTTTACGTAGTAAGATATATGATAAATCTTTGTACGTAGTCTTTGTTTTTTGGCTTGAAGTCATTTTTGCACACTATTCACTAAAAAAGCATAACTTTCTCATTGAATCTGTTTTTTACGTATGACTACTCAAATTGTTCACAAAAAACAGGTGTATCCCAATGTATTCACCAAAACCCAAAGTAGGGCAGCTGCCGTACCTTGCCCTAAGGGGAGTTTCGCCCCTGACTACCGCTGGCCAGGCTTGACTTGACACCTTCATAACAGACATCGTGCGTAGCACCTGCTGATTCGAATCAAACCGGATCTCGACGTTTAGGGGGCATCCCATACCACCGCCAGCCTCAGACCTCCCCATACAATGGTGCTTGATACCATGACCAAATTGAAGATCCGGGCTTCGTGTCATCCACATGACCATGATGCCTGCCGGCCACCATCGATAGACTAGAGAAGTAGTAGTCGAGCAGATCGCGGGCCAAAGATCCACCGCTAGACCAAGCATCGACTATTGTGCTGCCACACAACAGGAGCCGTCGTTAGTTTCCTCTTTCCCGCCTCAAACTACTGCCAGCCATGTATCGTAGGCCCGAGGAACCAGGCTGCGACAGAGGGCACCGCCTCATGGCCAGCGACGGTTGCCTTATATATCCAGCCACCAGTAGACCGGCCAGCACCATCCCGGGACCGCCGCCCCGGAGCCCATCTCTGCCATGCACGCATCTAGCCCAGAGGTCTCATGTCACTAGAAGTAGGAGGAGACGAGATCCTCCGTCATCGAGATGGGATTTGCCCGCTGGCTTCTTCTAGCGGCGATCAGGAGATGCGGAGGAGGGGTGGGGGCATCGGCTAGGGTTTTTCCCGGGCCAACCCAGGGAGCGACGCAAGCATTTCAGTATAGTGACTTTTACATTTGCCATACCTGTTTTAAACTTTTAATTAGAGCCCGACTCCTTGCATTGCGTAGAAGACAAAAAATGttctttagattttttttttcattgTCCATATGTGAGAACAAAGAGTGATCCAACCATGATAGGAAAAGGTACATGGCGTACGCttgaaggaaaaaaaaaacacgGAAAACCTAATTAGAGTATTGTTATTTACATGCTCCCCTACATGCAAAAAAAGATGTTGGAGTCTATGGTATATGTAATCATAATCCTTCTATTGTTTGATGAAAATGCAtagttgtactccctccgttcagaaTTATAAGACCGACACATATCCATAGGTCTTAAATCCTTTTATAGTATTTATTTTAAAACATGTACCATTAGGAAGTTTAGATTTTTTACTTTCTAATGAGATAATTTTATTATAATTCATGTTATGTTGGTCAAATTAACAACCTAGATATATGCGCCAGCCTTATAATTTCAAACAGAGGTAGTTTCTTCATAAATATGCCTGTAGATCCACCGAATTACAACAAGCACGGGGTTAGTGACTCTTTGTATAATCGCTAACGGGTTCATGCACAAATATTAAGAAAGGCAGCATGAATTTATTAAAGTAGATATTAAATAGAACAACAAGACTAAGAAAAAAGGTGCGCGcacaaaaatgaaaatgaaatggtTTTTAAAATGAGACATGGATGACAATGTAAAAATATAACAAAAAAGGAAATAAAGACATGAAATCCGTTATACATATATATCCATTTCATCCTTTCAAAATATATATGCTACTAGAAGAAAGCATTTTGTGAGATACATACCTCTTGTCCACAAGGAATTCACcaatttcttctatgagtagcttttcATCCCTTGTTGTATTATGGACGTCTTTGAACTTTTCTTTGTCAAAGCCATAGAGGATGTCTTTAAAAACTTTCTTGATGTCTGGTTTATGACCCACGGGGACAAAAGCCGCGCAATCAAATTGAGCTTTGATCTTCTCATACACTGCTTTGGTGAGGGTTGTCTTGCCCAACCCACCAACACCAACAATAGAGATTGACATCAGTTGTTCCTTGGGACTCCCGTCCTCACCAATCAGAATTTTGATAAGATCATTCCTTGCGCGGTCAATGCCAACAAGCTTCTCCACATCCTTGTGCAGAGCTATCACACGAGGGTCAATTGTTGCGCCATTGCTAGTGGTAGCACCATTGCTAGTGCTAGTCATGTCAATCTGATACCTTGTATGCAGATCCGCCAACTCCTTGGCAAGACCCTGAGCTTCCTGGATGGCACCGGATATCTGATGCAGTGCTCTTCCCTTGCTAAATAATTTTCTCGTCTTTTTGAGAAATTTCTTGACTCGACTCTTCATGGTCATTGGCTCGCCGCTTGAACCCTGATCCACCCGGACCAGAAAGTCGTCAACAACATCCTCCATTTCGTAGGAGAGGTCTCTCACCTTGCCAGCCCAAATCACAACCTGCTCGTCGAGCTGGTCCGATGGCACGTCGCCAACCTTACGAAGGGCGGCATGCATCAGCTCCAGCTCTGTAAGGAGAGATTTTACACCTTTCTTCACTTTCTCCCCAaggttgtattcatcgagaagcagcTCACCGAGCTTACGGAGGACAGGGCTCATCGCCCCACTGGAGACCTCCATTACCTTAACCTTTCTTTGTCCTTGGTTCCTTGCTCACAATCAACGCACGGCTATGGCAGTGTCTTTGGATTGAAATTCTGTAATTCAAACATAATGGTTTCTATTAGATAAACAGAGCAAAATCCGGATCTGTGTGGTTCGCGAAAGTAACACTATGCATATACCTTGAATCCGGAGCAAATTTTGTAGAAATGCACCTAAACAGCAACTTTGAAGTTTCCACCTTCGGTTCGATGGAATACCAGCCCAAGATGAAGTGAGTAATGATGGAACTCCGCCTAGCACGATTCCACATCAAAATGACGAGAAAGAgcaagacaagtagtatgaaaaaTCACcacaaaagaaaacaaaaagaacAGTTCGCACTGAGACCAAGAGACTGAGAGCACATGAGTGGAAAAGTACCTTTGGCGCTGTCGCCAGGGTTGCTCCCGCCAACGAGATCGGCCAGATCAGTGGTGTTGCGGGGGAGACGCGGGTCGATCGTAAGGGCGATCGAGGCCGGGATCTGGAGTCGCACACTTGTGGTCGTGAGATAAGATCGTACACACAGTTTTGGGTTGTTGTAAGCTCACAGCGGCAAATGATACTAGTAGAAAAATGAAAATTTAGAATATTGTGCCTCTGGCCAGTAGGAGTATAGTCCTACCTCGTAGAAAGCACTTTATGTACTAATGCCACTACTTAACGTTCAAACCCTGCCTTGGTAGTATGTCCTCTAATACTACTTTTATATTTTCTTAAGCAGTACTGCAACCTCGTGTCAATAAGTATATTACCTGAGAGCGCAGACTTGCGATGACTTGAACAAACGCGGCTCACGCGGTATCCAGTGTGATATTTGAATCTGAGCCTTGGCTTTTAGTGTTTGTCACGACGAGTTGATTGCGTTGTCGTGGCTATGGCCTCCATTCCATTTTTTTACATAAGAACACATATATTATAAGATGCAGCAGAccgtctcattaaaaaccttccagtcccctcaggtacatggtaaggaaaagagtgcgaaaAAAACCTACTGCCCAAAGATTATAGAATGTTCTTACAATCTAGAAAAACTAGGCCCCGAAGGCAGTCGGGAACAGAGTCACATAAAATAGCACTAACAACTGATTTTCCTACTTGCGCCAAGACATGAGCAATGCCGTTGCACACACGGTCCACCTTTGAGACGACGATGTCTCGAAAGATCTTCAGAAGTTCCCGTGCCTCTAGAATGAGTGCCCAGCTTGGAGATTGTTCCATGGACTCTAATGCAAATgctagctctagcacatgttcctAGATACTTTATGAGAGTGGATGCTGAGCCATGTATCACTAAAGTAGTATTTTTTTTTGTAACTCACTACTGTATATGTTGGTTATAAAATTAGCTATAAATGACATGTCAATATGGTGGAGCTAGAAGCTGACTCTACTACTCTATCGTTCTTGCTCTTAGTTTTCTCTCTCACGATGAGTTTTTGCCTTGTTTCTCTCCTGCATGGAGACGCGCGCCTCCTATTTCTCACATCCCAACACCACAATAAGCATCTCCTCCTCTCATGCACATGCATCTCCAATAGCTTCTCCACGATAGATGCTCCTCCCCCAAATTTTTTGAGCCTCTTTCACGCTATGGAAAGCCAACGGCAGCAACAA encodes:
- the LOC127304056 gene encoding disease resistance protein RGA5-like, which codes for MEVSSGAMSPVLRKLGELLLDEYNLGEKVKKGVKSLLTELELMHAALRKVGDVPSDQLDEQVVIWAGKVRDLSYEMEDVVDDFLVRVDQGSSGEPMTMKSRVKKFLKKTRKLFSKGRALHQISGAIQEAQGLAKELADLHTRYQIDMTSTSNGATTSNGATIDPRVIALHKDVEKLVGIDRARNDLIKILIGEDGSPKEQLMSISIVGVGGLGKTTLTKAVYEKIKAQFDCAAFVPVGHKPDIKKVFKDILYGFDKEKFKDVHNTTRDEKLLIEEIGEFLVDKRLVIAVDGTFLTGQYKGTLLVAIANDASNRLVPLAFALVNVENNDNWE